Proteins found in one Lycium ferocissimum isolate CSIRO_LF1 chromosome 6, AGI_CSIRO_Lferr_CH_V1, whole genome shotgun sequence genomic segment:
- the LOC132060845 gene encoding uncharacterized protein LOC132060845 has product MENTNRKKRVRVNVNSDESEFNSPEVKKLKENLLDDLINNDSEFSATCHDFDSFMKTLEEQITPSPLPATEVVDLTADSEESTPELGYLLEASDDELGIPPRVMTTVEIIKSDGLCESNELSNELWELDERIPNYDLFDLGIYSSSVCDYVAIDGLFDDHSDLGFGSPDFLWRPETLPAN; this is encoded by the coding sequence ATGGaaaacacaaatagaaagaagaGAGTCCGAGTTAATGTAAACTCAGACGAATCAGAATTCAACTCACCTGAAGTAAAGAAACTCAAAGAAAACCTCTTAGACGATCTCATCAACAACGATTCCGAGTTCTCCGCCACGTGTCACGATTTCGACTCCTTCATGAAAACCTTAGAAGAACAAATCACACCGTCACCGTTGCCGGCGACGGAAGTGGTGGATTTAACGGCGGATTCAGAAGAGTCTACGCCGGAGTTAGGTTATCTTCTAGAAGCTTCTGATGATGAGCTTGGCATTCCTCCACGTGTCATGACGACAGTAGAAATAATAAAATCTGATGGTTTGTGCGAGTCAAATGAACTCAGTAATGAGTTATGGGAATTGGATGAGAGAATTCcgaattatgacttgtttgatttGGGAATTTATAGTTCTAGTGTTTGTGATTACGTGGCGATAGATGGATTATTTGATGATCATTCGGATCTTGGTTTCGGGTCACCTGATTTTCTATGGAGACCTGAGACTTTACCGGCAAACTAG